From the genome of Streptomyces sp. NBC_01317, one region includes:
- a CDS encoding acetate--CoA ligase family protein, protein MGTTEPNQGVVRALLDAALAEGRTALTAPEGKALTDAYGIPTPGEALAEDASDAVRIADRLGFPVAMKIVSPEIPHKTDAGGVRIGVTSAAGVREAFTSIVSNARAYDPAARILGVQVQQMVPAGTEVLIGTVTDPAFGKIVAFGLGGVLVEVLKDVTFRLAPVTHDEALSMLDGIRAAEILRGVRGAAGVDREALAGLVVKVSRLAADFPEIREIDLNPVFASANGVVAADVRVLLDGEVPVPRRTYGREAILTSMRRLMRPSSVVVIGASGESGKIGNSVMRNLVDGGFPGEIHPVNPRTDDILGHKAYKSVMDVPGEPDVAIFAIPAKSVAAALEEVGRTGIPNAVLIPSGFAESGEHGLQAEVVSLGERYGVRVLGPNIYGYYSTWQDLCATFCTPYDVKGGVALTSQSGGIGMAILGFARSTGTGVSAIVGLGNKADLDEDDLLTWFGEDHRTDCVAMHLEDLKDGRAFVEAARATVPRKPVVVLKAGRTASGAAAAGSHTGALAGDDAVYDDILKQAGVIRARGLNEMLEFARALPVLPTPRGDNVVIITGAGGSGVLLSDAVEDNGLSLMTIPEDLDAAFRAFIPPFGSAGNPVDITGGEPPSTYESTIRLGLEDPRIHALVLGYWHTIVTPPMVFAELTARVVAEFRAKGVEKPVVASLAGDVEVEEASRYLFEHGVVAYPYTTEKPVEALGAKYKWARAAGLL, encoded by the coding sequence ATGGGTACGACAGAACCGAACCAGGGGGTCGTACGTGCCCTCCTGGACGCCGCCCTCGCCGAGGGACGTACGGCACTGACCGCACCGGAGGGCAAAGCCCTCACGGACGCCTATGGCATCCCCACCCCCGGCGAGGCACTCGCCGAGGACGCCTCGGACGCGGTCAGGATCGCCGACCGGCTCGGTTTCCCCGTCGCCATGAAGATCGTCTCCCCCGAGATCCCGCACAAGACGGACGCAGGGGGGGTGCGGATCGGGGTGACATCGGCGGCCGGGGTACGGGAGGCGTTCACCTCGATCGTCTCCAACGCCAGGGCGTACGACCCGGCGGCCCGGATCCTCGGGGTGCAGGTGCAGCAGATGGTGCCGGCCGGCACCGAGGTGCTCATCGGCACCGTCACCGACCCGGCCTTCGGCAAGATCGTCGCCTTCGGTCTCGGCGGGGTGCTGGTGGAGGTCCTCAAGGACGTCACCTTCCGGCTGGCGCCGGTCACCCACGACGAGGCGCTGTCGATGCTCGACGGCATCCGCGCCGCGGAGATCCTGCGCGGGGTACGCGGCGCCGCCGGCGTCGACCGGGAGGCCCTCGCGGGGCTCGTGGTGAAGGTGTCACGGCTCGCGGCCGACTTCCCGGAGATCCGGGAGATCGACCTCAACCCCGTCTTCGCCTCGGCGAACGGCGTGGTGGCGGCCGACGTACGCGTCCTCCTCGACGGAGAGGTCCCCGTCCCCCGCAGGACGTACGGCCGCGAGGCGATCCTCACCTCGATGCGGCGTCTCATGCGGCCGTCCTCCGTGGTGGTGATCGGGGCGTCCGGCGAATCCGGCAAGATCGGCAACTCGGTCATGCGGAATCTCGTCGACGGCGGATTCCCCGGCGAGATCCATCCGGTGAATCCCAGGACCGATGACATTCTCGGCCACAAGGCGTACAAGAGCGTCATGGATGTTCCGGGTGAGCCGGATGTGGCGATCTTCGCGATCCCCGCGAAATCCGTCGCCGCCGCGCTGGAAGAAGTCGGCCGCACGGGGATACCGAACGCGGTGCTGATCCCGTCCGGCTTCGCCGAGTCCGGTGAGCACGGCCTCCAGGCCGAAGTCGTGTCCCTAGGAGAGCGGTACGGGGTGCGGGTCCTCGGCCCGAACATCTACGGCTACTACTCCACCTGGCAGGACCTGTGCGCCACGTTCTGCACTCCGTACGACGTCAAGGGCGGCGTGGCACTGACCTCGCAGTCCGGCGGCATCGGCATGGCGATCCTCGGCTTCGCCAGGAGCACCGGGACCGGTGTGTCGGCCATCGTCGGCCTGGGCAACAAGGCGGACCTCGACGAGGACGACCTGCTGACCTGGTTCGGCGAGGACCACCGCACCGACTGCGTCGCGATGCACCTGGAGGACCTCAAGGACGGGCGGGCCTTCGTCGAGGCGGCCCGCGCGACCGTGCCGAGGAAGCCGGTCGTGGTCCTCAAGGCGGGGCGTACGGCGTCGGGCGCGGCCGCGGCCGGCTCGCACACCGGCGCTCTCGCCGGTGACGACGCGGTCTACGACGACATCCTGAAGCAGGCCGGTGTCATCCGGGCGCGCGGCCTGAACGAGATGCTGGAGTTCGCGCGGGCGCTGCCGGTGCTCCCCACTCCCCGGGGCGACAACGTCGTCATCATCACGGGCGCGGGCGGCTCCGGTGTGCTGCTCTCCGACGCCGTGGAGGACAACGGTCTGTCGCTCATGACGATCCCGGAGGACCTGGACGCCGCGTTCCGCGCGTTCATCCCGCCCTTCGGCTCGGCGGGCAACCCGGTGGACATCACCGGGGGCGAGCCGCCGTCCACGTACGAGTCGACGATCCGGCTCGGCCTGGAGGACCCGCGGATCCACGCGCTGGTCCTCGGCTACTGGCACACGATCGTCACTCCACCGATGGTCTTCGCCGAACTCACCGCGCGCGTGGTCGCGGAGTTCCGGGCGAAGGGCGTCGAGAAGCCCGTCGTGGCTTCTCTGGCAGGCGATGTCGAAGTCGAAGAGGCGAGTCGGTACCTCTTCGAGCACGGCGTTGTCGCCTACCCCTATACCACCGAGAAGCCGGTCGAGGCACTCGGGGCGAAATACAAGTGGGCGCGAGCGGCGGGACTGCTCTGA
- a CDS encoding OFA family MFS transporter: protein MTTTQITTAVPFKEVTDHNGRVYRIGETDRDIMGRPRWTMVLFPWMGMLGISSSEYAFTSAEDTLHEAHLWNSGHIFWLMGVWIFFQAAVAFPAGQLRESGKLPARYAMMLGALGTLLGYLSLAYAPHVIVAYIGFGMFSGIGAGLVYATCVNMVGKWYPERKGGKTGLVNGGFAYGSVPFVFLFTSYMDLTNYKTVLVIVGLICCSVVAIAGWFFKDPPKFWWPKGADPLKTSEDPRVRRAMEKNPPAVKQYTPREAARVPVLWMMWFCLLCTAGINIFGIAFQVPFGKDMGFAGGIVATAMSLKAIVNGTGRGVIGWISDKYGRRNTLIIVCLVLGSAQFGVLVSGTMGSMPFFLFCSMVSGFGGGAIFPLFAAMTADYFGENNNASNYGMVYSSKLISGLVGSGMGAVVVAAWDYEGAFIIAGSIGLASAVLATFLKAPGRSDTAPLDKTPPIGREIA, encoded by the coding sequence ATGACAACCACTCAGATCACAACAGCCGTACCCTTCAAGGAGGTGACGGATCACAACGGCCGGGTGTACCGGATCGGTGAGACCGACCGCGACATCATGGGCCGTCCACGATGGACGATGGTGCTCTTCCCCTGGATGGGCATGCTCGGCATCAGTTCGTCGGAGTACGCGTTCACCTCGGCGGAGGACACCCTCCACGAGGCACACCTCTGGAACAGCGGGCACATCTTCTGGCTCATGGGTGTCTGGATCTTCTTCCAGGCGGCCGTGGCCTTCCCGGCCGGACAGCTCCGTGAGAGCGGCAAGCTGCCCGCCAGGTACGCGATGATGCTCGGCGCCCTCGGTACCCTGCTGGGCTACCTCTCCCTGGCCTACGCGCCGCACGTGATCGTGGCGTACATCGGCTTCGGGATGTTCAGCGGTATCGGTGCCGGTCTTGTGTACGCGACCTGCGTGAACATGGTCGGCAAGTGGTACCCGGAGCGGAAGGGCGGCAAGACCGGCCTCGTCAACGGCGGTTTCGCGTACGGCTCCGTGCCGTTCGTCTTCCTCTTCACCTCGTACATGGACCTGACGAACTACAAGACGGTCCTCGTCATCGTCGGTCTGATCTGCTGCTCCGTCGTCGCCATCGCCGGCTGGTTCTTCAAGGACCCGCCCAAGTTCTGGTGGCCGAAGGGCGCGGACCCGCTCAAGACGTCGGAGGACCCCCGGGTCCGCCGCGCCATGGAGAAGAACCCGCCGGCCGTCAAGCAGTACACACCGCGTGAAGCCGCACGCGTTCCTGTGCTGTGGATGATGTGGTTCTGCCTGCTCTGCACCGCTGGGATCAACATCTTCGGAATCGCGTTCCAGGTGCCCTTCGGGAAGGACATGGGGTTCGCGGGCGGGATCGTGGCCACCGCGATGTCGCTCAAGGCGATAGTCAACGGCACGGGTCGCGGTGTGATCGGCTGGATCTCCGACAAGTACGGACGCCGTAACACCCTGATCATCGTGTGTCTGGTTCTCGGCAGCGCCCAGTTCGGCGTGCTGGTCTCCGGAACCATGGGCAGCATGCCCTTCTTCCTGTTCTGCTCGATGGTCTCCGGCTTCGGAGGCGGCGCGATCTTCCCGCTCTTCGCGGCGATGACGGCGGACTACTTCGGGGAGAACAACAACGCTTCCAACTACGGCATGGTCTACAGCTCCAAGCTCATCTCGGGCCTCGTCGGCTCGGGCATGGGAGCAGTGGTGGTGGCCGCCTGGGACTACGAGGGCGCCTTCATCATCGCCGGAAGCATTGGCCTGGCCTCGGCCGTACTCGCCACCTTCCTCAAGGCGCCGGGACGGTCGGACACCGCACCACTCGACAAGACACCCCCCATTGGCCGGGAGATAGCCTGA
- a CDS encoding OFA family MFS transporter — protein sequence MTEEPLSGTSASATKAGAGGPGYRNVTDAKGRVYRIGETDREILGHSRKFMVYLPWAAMMAISVFEYAYGSAEDTLSSAHGWSQSNTFWILSVWTFFQAGVSFPTGWMREKGILKARQAMFIGSGLALLGFLSISHFDSVLGAILGFGVLGGVGSGLVYSTCINMVGKWYPERRGGKTGFVNGGFAYGAVPFIFIFNFAFDTSNFHTVLDLIGIYVLIVVAACAWFFKDPPQNWWPAEIDPLKIAAGSKTAQSLLKNPPATKQYRPVEALRTGMLPLIWVLLVITAGVSIFGISFQVPFAKEVGFGPLVAASSAGVLSVVNGIGRGVVGWLSDIWGRKNALIFVILVLGLSQFGVLWAGDTKNEFFFLVFAFISGFGGGAFYPMFAALTPDYFGENYNATNYGIAYSGKVISGLFGGGLGSMAVASWGYDGAYILAGGLSLVAAGLATFLHNPGYPKGKQTVNDAVPVSG from the coding sequence ATGACAGAGGAACCACTCTCTGGAACGTCCGCGTCGGCCACCAAGGCCGGCGCGGGCGGTCCGGGATACCGCAACGTCACTGACGCCAAGGGCCGCGTCTACCGCATCGGTGAGACGGACCGCGAGATTCTCGGTCACTCCCGCAAGTTCATGGTGTACCTGCCATGGGCGGCGATGATGGCCATCAGCGTCTTTGAGTACGCCTACGGCTCGGCGGAGGACACTCTCTCGTCGGCCCACGGATGGAGTCAGAGCAACACCTTCTGGATTCTCAGTGTCTGGACGTTCTTCCAGGCCGGAGTCTCCTTCCCGACCGGGTGGATGAGGGAGAAGGGAATCCTCAAGGCGCGCCAGGCCATGTTCATCGGCTCCGGGCTCGCGCTGCTGGGCTTCCTGTCCATCTCCCACTTCGACAGCGTCCTCGGCGCCATCCTGGGATTCGGTGTGCTCGGAGGTGTCGGCTCCGGCCTCGTGTACTCCACCTGCATCAACATGGTGGGCAAGTGGTATCCGGAACGACGCGGCGGGAAGACGGGCTTCGTCAACGGCGGATTCGCCTACGGCGCGGTCCCGTTCATCTTCATCTTCAACTTCGCCTTCGACACGAGCAACTTTCACACGGTGCTCGACCTGATCGGGATCTACGTCCTGATCGTGGTGGCCGCCTGCGCCTGGTTCTTCAAGGACCCGCCGCAGAACTGGTGGCCGGCCGAGATCGATCCGCTGAAGATCGCCGCGGGCAGCAAGACCGCTCAGAGTCTGCTCAAGAACCCGCCGGCCACGAAGCAGTACCGGCCGGTGGAAGCCCTCAGGACCGGCATGCTCCCGCTCATCTGGGTGCTGCTGGTGATCACCGCCGGAGTCTCCATCTTCGGTATCTCCTTCCAGGTGCCGTTCGCCAAGGAAGTGGGCTTCGGACCGCTCGTCGCCGCCTCGTCGGCCGGTGTGCTGTCCGTCGTCAACGGCATCGGGCGCGGAGTGGTCGGCTGGCTCTCCGACATCTGGGGCCGCAAGAACGCGCTGATCTTCGTGATCCTCGTGCTCGGGCTCTCCCAGTTCGGTGTGCTGTGGGCGGGTGACACCAAGAACGAGTTCTTCTTCCTGGTGTTCGCCTTCATCTCCGGATTCGGCGGCGGTGCGTTCTACCCGATGTTCGCGGCTCTGACGCCGGACTACTTCGGGGAGAACTACAACGCCACCAACTACGGGATCGCCTACAGCGGCAAGGTCATCAGTGGTCTCTTCGGAGGTGGACTCGGCTCGATGGCCGTGGCCTCGTGGGGCTACGACGGTGCCTACATCCTGGCCGGAGGACTGTCCCTGGTCGCGGCGGGTCTGGCGACCTTCCTGCACAACCCGGGCTACCCGAAGGGCAAGCAGACAGTGAACGACGCGGTGCCTGTCAGCGGATAG